The sequence AGGCGGCCCGGTCGTTGCGCGCGGGACTCTCGGCCTCCTCGGCGCGCGACGCCCTGCCACATCTGCGAGCACTCACCGCGGCCGATGCATTGGCACTCTACGATCCCGTGGGCGAGGCGCTGGCCCACGAGCCCGCCGACGACCCGCTGTGGGACGACGTCCTGACCGCCGCCTCGGCGGAGGCCGCGCGCACCGCGGAGCCGGGTCTGCGCCGCGTGCTGGTGAACGATCCGTGCGGTCCGGAGTCGCCGGTCCGCGCGCTCATCGCCGAGCCGTTGATCTCCGACGGGAGCAGCGTCGGGGTGCTCGTGGTCGCGACCACCCACCGGCCCGGGCCGGGCATGCTCGGTGCGGTCGGCGAGGTCGCGCGGTACGTGTCGAGCCAGATCGAGCTCGCCGACCTCGAGGCGTCGAGGGCTCGCCTCGACCGCGCCGAGGTCCTCGCGCTGCGCGCACAGATCAGCCCACACTTCATCTACAACGCACTCAACACCATTGCGTCGTTCGTACGGACCGACCCCGCGCGGGCACGGGAGCTGATCCTCGACTTCGCCGACTTCACGAGGTACTCCTTCCGCGCGGCCGGCGAGTTCACGGTGCTGGCCGACGAACTGCGCAACATCGACCGATATCTGACCTTGGAACGTGCCCGGTTCGGGCCGGCGTTGAACGTGAGGCTCCAGGTGGCGCCCGAGGTCCTGAACGTCGTCGTGCCCTTCCTCGCTCTGCAGCCCCTCGTGGAGAACGCCGTTCGCCATGGGCTGGCGGGAAAGGGAGGTGGCACCATCACCATCATCGCCCGCGATGAGGGGACCGATTGCGTGATCACCGTCGAGGACGACGGGGTCGGGATGGACCCCGAACTGTTGCGGTCCGGCGACATCGACGCACTGACCCCGG is a genomic window of Gordonia sp. SID5947 containing:
- a CDS encoding histidine kinase, whose product is MSGQLAVALVVVIVLVAVVAVVLVRTRRVVTTPTERAVHFALQTASQAARSLRAGLSASSARDALPHLRALTAADALALYDPVGEALAHEPADDPLWDDVLTAASAEAARTAEPGLRRVLVNDPCGPESPVRALIAEPLISDGSSVGVLVVATTHRPGPGMLGAVGEVARYVSSQIELADLEASRARLDRAEVLALRAQISPHFIYNALNTIASFVRTDPARARELILDFADFTRYSFRAAGEFTVLADELRNIDRYLTLERARFGPALNVRLQVAPEVLNVVVPFLALQPLVENAVRHGLAGKGGGTITIIARDEGTDCVITVEDDGVGMDPELLRSGDIDALTPAENAARNESEGAHVGLTNVDHRLRAAFGNDYGLVVDTGIDAGTRVGMRVPKFRAGIRA